The Symphalangus syndactylus isolate Jambi chromosome 1, NHGRI_mSymSyn1-v2.1_pri, whole genome shotgun sequence DNA segment TCCAGTCACAAAGTTAAGAAGTTGCCCCTACAATAAGACTGTTCACATAGAACCTAGCTATTAGAAACACTAGCTGGTGGGATCATCCTTGCATCCATGAGGGAAGGAAGGCCAGTCAGGGGCACTGGCATTGTTGGAATGTTACATTATTCTGGCACTTGGCAACATTATTCCCATGGATTCTAAAACCAGGGATCAGTCATTCTACCAGTACCTGCTGCAGAAGATCATCTTTTTGAATGCGTCCCTGAGCTCTGGGCTCCGGAAGGCATATATGAAGGGGTCAATGATGGCATTGCACATGATCAACATGCCATTCACCTGGAAGAGAGACATGTAGCAGGCGCAGTAGGGGTTACTTGGGCAGAATGTCATTAAGAGGACATGAAGGACAAAGGGGCCCCAGCAGAAGATGAAGACCCCGAGCAGGATGGTCAGTGTGATGGCCCCTTTCATGTTGGCTCTGGGGAGGGTGGAGATCTTCCTGGTGTGGGATCGAGCCAGCAGGAACATGTGCACATAGAGGCACAGGATGAAGACCAGCATCAGTGGGAACAGCGACGTGAAGGTGATCACTGTGGGCACATGATGGGAGAAGATCACCATGGCGATGCCAGTCCCCGTGCAGAACGTCCAGATGACCGCAAGCACCACCACAGTGCGGCGCATGGTTACGATGCTGTGGTACTGCAGTGCGTGGAAGATGGTGATGTAGCGGTCGGCGGCAATCACAGACAGGCTGAAGATGGAGCCGAGCAGGGAGAGGACAAACAGGGAGTCAACGATGTCATCGGCTGTGGTTTCGAAACTGCCACGTGGCTTGAGATAGCCCACGTTTCTCAATATGATCAGGATATTTTCCAAGATCTTATATAGGCTGCCCAGCATATCAGATATGGCCAAGCTACAGATGAAAAAGTACATGGGTGTCTGGAGATTCTTATTCTTGAACACAGCCAGCAGGACGATCAGATTCTCCAAAACTCCAACAATGGAAATTGTGAAAAATATCTCCTCCGGCAAAACCACACGAGGACAGTCGGAATTATTTCTTGCTGTGTCGTTGATGTTTTCATACGAGTTGATACTGTGCTTCATTTCTCCTGCTTGTGGTTAAGGCAGGGATGTTACTTGGACTTGACTTCATGGGAAACTTGATTGATTCTTCAGGATCTTTTCTTCCTTGCAGCACTTGCTGGAGATCTAAGTTAAAATCTCCCAATCACCTAAAAGAGAGTATACAGAAATATTAGTTGCAAAGTacactagaaaataaaaaccagccACACTCGCTTAAGTAAACTCTATTCCCtccataaaatacaaagaaatcagtatattagaAAGAGactgcacacgtatgtttattgctgcactagtgacaatagcaaagatatggaatcaactaaagtgttcatcaatgggtgaatggataaagaaaatgtggcacatatacaaaaTGGAGTACTCCCCAGCTGTAAAACAGAATAaggtcatgtcttttgcagcaacctgggtggaagtggaggccattatcaaagtgaaataactcagaaacaggaagtcaaatactacatgttctcacttatatgtgggagctaaataatgcaTACACGTGGATGTAGAGTGTggaatggacattggagactcgGAAGGGCGGGAGGGGGTGGGTGATGAGAAATTACCCCATGGGTAACATGTATGCTATTCGGATGACatatacactaaaagcccaggctTCACCACTGCACAGCATATCCATGTAACTAAATGGCACTGTTGTACCCCttacatttataaacatatatataaagtgttgTAATTTAGGTAAAATAATATACTGGGCCCTCATCTTAAGCACTTTGTGAGAAACAGCTTTAGTGGAATTTTGAGCCGAGAGATGATAGCAAAGATTATTCTTTGCCGCCCCACTTTCCCTCCCATCCTTCTCGTGAACACACGTGAGTGTGGGCTGAACAGATGAACAGCAGTGGTGCCCTTGATGAGAAAAGAGGTAAAGCAAGGAAAGGTCCATGTGGGAACAGGAGAGCCCACAGCTTCTCTGACTGGGAGGCGGTGGCTGGGCTCGGTGGACTTGGGAGATGGTTAGGTCCATTCCTTCTCACTGCTCGTCTCCCTGGGTCACTCCTGACCCCACAGCCTGTGGGATAACGGCAAAGGTGCTGATGTATCATTCCCGAAGATGACTATGCAATGCGCGTCAGCACTTCTGTTTCAAAAGTGGAGCTCCTGGGACTGGCATTTCTGGAGATTTCTTATTTTCCATGTCTCTGGGGTGAAGGTGGACTGCAGCAGTGCAACTGTGGGGAAAGCCAGCACCACGTGGCGAGGAAGACACTTCCCAGGGAGGACAAATTTGGGAGCACAGCCTATGATCCGAAGTCCACGGGGAGCCCATCGTGGCCTCAGTCTAGGGACTTGCCTGGAAAGGAACTAATTCCCTTGGAAAGGATTGGGGCAGAGGTCAAGTGTTCAGAAGGAGGTTGGTGGGTTCGGTGGATGCGGAAGGAGGGGGTTGACAGGGCGTAGCTGCTGCGAGGGTTCTGCCTGGAATGGCCAATTTACCCTGTTTGCCTGAAACATGGGCAGGATTTAAAAGCTGGAAGTTGTGCATCCCAGGAACCACCTCAGTCCTGGGCAGACAGGGATGAGTCACCTTCGTGCCTCCTGCCCAGGCCCGGAGAAGCCTGTGTGCTGTGTCCCACCTGCTGGGGAAGCCTCGGGGATGGGAGGGGAAGCCTGTGTGCTGTGTCCCAcctgctggggaagcctcagggatGGGAGGGGAAGCCTGTCTGCTGTGTCCCACCTGCTGGTGAAGCCTGGGGATGGCAGGGGAAGCCTGTCTGCTGTGTCCCACCTGCTGGGGAAGCCTCGGGGACGGGAGGGGGCCTGTGTGCTGTGTCCCACCTGCTGGGGAAGTCTTGAGGATGGGAGGGGGCCTCTGTGCTGTGTCCCACCTGCTGAGGAAGCATCGGTGATGGAAGGTGGCCTATGGTGGTTGGTGTTCATGTATCAGCCTGACTGAGTTTCAGGGTGCCAGGTGTGTGGTGAGACAGTGTTCTAGGTATGTCTGAGGGTGTTTCTGGGTGAGACGCACATTTGAACAGGTTACTGAGTAAAACAGAGGCCCTCTGGGATGGGGGTGGCCTTGTCCACTCAGCGGAAGGCCTGAGGAGAACAGACCGGCTCCTCGAGGACTAGGGGgctcctcctgcctgactgcctgaTGGAGACACTGGCCTCTTCCTGCCTTCGGACTAGCACAGAAGTGTGAGTTCCTCTTAGGTCTCACGTCTGCTGGCTTTCAGACCAGAACACACCATCtactctcctgggtctccagcttgctgagtGTAGAGCTTGGGACTGCGCAGCCCCTTAACTGTGTgtgccaattccttataataaatctcttatgTCTCTACCCATCtcctgttgtttcttttcttctgcagaaTCCTGGTTAATACAGGGCCCAACACCTGTGGTCAGCATGGGCCATGTATGGAGACTCTGCCGGGACAGATACCCCCCATCTCATGAGTCCATTAAATGTAATCAGaattaatatatatttccaatttCAGATGCATTCGATGGTAAAATTcataaaaaaaagacatgttgAAAGTGGTTGTaatatttttttagaaacaggtgGTTTGGGAACCCAGCTTCAGTTGCTGTGCATTGCTGACCTGCAGCTGCCAATCCTGTAAATCCACGGGGAGCCCTGAATTTGGACAGATATACAGTGTGCCCATGGGGTCCCTTCAAAAGGCCACCAATCAAGCATTGCTACTGCACATTTGTGGATACTGCCAAGCTGGTGGTGGGGGCTGCAGGCAGTGTGTGGCCCCATTCTTGGTTGAAGGGACAGTGACACGAATTGGTGGCCTTTATGAGTGCTCAGCATGCCATGGGCATCACCTAATACTCCACATGCATTCACTCACTCAACTCCCAGAGGAAGCTACCCCAGAGAGTTTGGGCAACAGCCCAAAGCCACAGTCTGGAGAGGATACAGCAGAGCCCACCTTGTGACCATGGTGTCATACTCCTTTCACACGTGGCAAGGGTAATAACAACAGATGCAAGAGACCAGACACAGCACCCCCTACTCCACCATAAACTGCAATAAAATTGACACCAGTCATTTTCCTTTCGACTTGGCCTTTCTCAGTGCCAAGTAGGATTTGTAAATTCGGCTGCGTTGCTATGCTCCTGTTTTTCCTGCTTAGAGATTGCCTGTAGAACACACTAAATGACCATTAGAAGAAGCAAAACTCACTCCATTTAAACTTCACGAGGACCTGCTGTGAGGTGGCATCAATGATCCAAATATTTCAACAATGTCCTTGGCTTAAAGAACTTGGATAGGGGTCTGCACCTGCCATGTGTCTGGCTTTCATCCGTTCAAAGCCATCTGCTGTcctctcccatttgcttttttgTGTCTTGATTTCTTCACTGCAAACAACACAGGTCTAGAGCCCTTCCACCTCCTTCCAGGGTTTGTGGTTTGCTGGGCAACAAATGTCCACCCTTCAATTCCATGCTGCTTTCCTCTGTCCATACCCTATTGAAACCTGTCTCAAGCTcatgggctcaaggcatcctcccactttagcttcccaaggcactggggattacagatatgaaccATCTCACCTGGCAGAGTGATCTTTAAATCTCAGTCTTTCTCATGTTATTGGAAACTCTGttaactcctggcctgaagacCAAGCTCCATCACCTTGAGCTCGCAATAAAGATCTTAGAAGGCTCTAACTCTGCAGTGccctccaggaggcagaggtggggtggtggatgagacaggagaaaagAGGCAAGTTTTTCATAGCTTTATATCTGTACCCAGAAAGAAACTTGGTTGATTCGTTTGCCTGAACGTGTAGGTCTTGGCAGGCAGAGCAGACAATTGGGGTAGTTATAATTGTTCAAGGGACTGCAAGGAACAGCGAAACCgacttttgttttttggctgGGGCGAGCACACAAATCATCAGAGTTAACAGCATCGCAGGGCACAAGAATGTGGCCCCAGATAACTCAAATGTGGCCCCAAATGTGGCTCACTCTGTTAGATGCTCTTTGGAAAGTCCAGGGAGCATGGGCCTAAAGTGAGATTTTTATATCGATTATTATCTTTGAccaaaaaaaatataatttttatattttttaaaggctcCAAGGGTAAGGAGAAGGCTCTATTACGTGTTAAATTCTTGTTATGTGCCAGCTAGTCCTGCGTCCTGTGCTGTGCATGGTGGGTCTCATTTTAAACCTCTTGATGACAATACAAGGGAGTCGTATTGTCTCTGACTCACCCCTGATCTGACTCACCCCTGAGGAATTGAGGCCCAGAGACCAAGAGACCGGTCTAAAGTCCCATAGGCTTTGCGTTGCACAGCTGGGATTTAAATCAAGATCTGTTTGGATCCAAAAATGATTAATCTTAGCGCTTCCATGAATATTCATTTGATAAGGAAGTTTTAATGGCTTTagtaaaaaaatgaatacaaaataacAATCTTAAACCTCTGTATCTGACCAAATCAGGTTGGTTttaaatctttctgttctttaaatttcatttagagAAAAATCTCTCTGAGATTTTAAACGAAATTTAGAGAACAGAAAGACCTGTAGTCCCCACTTGTGGTTTAGGAAGGGCGTTAATGCTGCAGAAAGCCTTTGAGCGCAGGGCTGCAGGCATCCTGGGGCCCATGGGCGGTGTTTTCAGGGTTCCGTGGATCTTGCTGAAGATAAGTTAGCAGCACTGTGCCACTTTCCTCTGTGCTGCTGGGTGTTTTCTCGGATTGCTCTTCTGGAGAAGAGCTGGGGAAGGAGGACTGAGTGGCTGAGTGATGTTTACCAGAGGCTTTCAGGCTTTTCTAGAGGGCAGTCCTGTTACCCAGGCTTTAGAGAGAGCCAGCGTAGGACTGTGCTCCTGAGCTCTGGGTTCTGGTGGTGGGAGCTGTCACGCAGCTGGGGCTGATTTGCATGCGTCGGGGTGAGGTTCTGGGACCAGCTCTGAGTGAATCAGGAGCTCCTCTCCGCATCCCAGCTTCTGTGCTGCCTTTTCTCCTTGTTTTCACTAGATGCATTTAAGATTTTTATGTCACTCTTTGCATAAGTTGTACTGCCCAATACActtatgtctgtgtgtctgtatgtgtggaTATGTATGAACAGTACAAAGGCTCCCTCCCCATGTTTTATCTATCGGCCCCATCGCCACCTTCAGAAGTCTGGTCTCCTTCTGGAATTTCTTTATGCACACACCAGCAAACATGAATATCCATGTCTTCTCTCAGTTGGTTTCTGGGAAGCAGATGCTGAGATGGGATTAGCAATGCCTGTCAAGGATGAAGAGGAGCCTGCAGACTAGAGGCAGGCATGACTCCTGGGCACACAAGGAGGAAGAGGATTGAGTAGGGCGAGTCTCAGACTGCAGCACCATTCTGAGAATGTTTCATCTGGCCATGGGGAGGCTTCAAGCCAAAGCTGCTCATGAATATTGGTGGGGGAGGGATTTGGAAAACTGGGCTGTCAACTCTTTTCTAACGGCAGGAGATCTGAGTGGCTCATGTCCACGGCCAGCATGCATCCGCTTCCTGTGTATTCGAAGAGAGTATATTGTATATCATGTCTGTACCTTGTTCTTATCTTGGAGGCTTTCCAAAAAGTAGATGGATtacttcctcctccctcttctttctctccttcttccactgaatggtattccattgtatggatgtatccCAAGTTATTTAATCTATTCTGTATTGATAGTTATTTGGTTTCCAATATGTTGCTGTGTAAATAATGCTATAATGCATAATCATCTACGTATACAGTTTTGTGTGAACCTACATGAGGAggataattttacaaaaatgggaactgaacaatgagaactcatggacacaggaaggggaacatcacactccggggactgttgtggggtggggggaggggggagggacagcattaggagatatacctaatgctaaatgacaagttaatgggtacaggaaatcaacatggcacatggatacatatgtaacaaacctgcacattgtgcacatgtaccctaaaacctaaattataattaaaaaaaaaaaggaattgttgAGGGCAACTGTGTATGCATGGGTGGTTGTGATAGACGCTCTCAGGCTGCCATCCATAGGGGCTATCCCGGTTgacatcctcaccagcaatgcCTGAGTGCCTGCCCCTTCCCTAGCCTCTTCAGTGCAAAGTGCTGTCACGCTTTTGGGTTACTGCCAATGACACATCTGGGGAGTGTTTCAGCATCTTACTTTGGTCTATATTCTCGCTGTGGAGGCTGTGAGCCCTCCTTTTGGTGGCTTTGACTTCCCAGTTGGGGCAAGCACACTGCCATTCCTGCAGGCTCACAGCATTTTGGCCCTTCGGGTCTTGGCCTCCTACTTCTGTTTCGGTGCCCAGGAACATATCTGACCCGTCCCACCTCAACATTTGACAGAGGGAGGCGGTGGCATTTTCTCTTTGTGCATGATCTGTCTTTATTACTGATTAGTGCTTCTATTTCTTGGTCCTGAAttcaaacagagaagaaaaagactggaaaaaCTCAGCAGCAAAATAAGCTAAAGATGATCTAATaaagaagagatgaaaaatgGGAAATAGGATGCAGTAGTCAAGTACAAACAAACACACAGGGCCAGGCAGGGTTTTGCATAATTTAAAGGGGCCAGTGGTGGCCTGTGTCCTGAGAGGCCCAGAGTCTGGGGTCAATTCAGGGGCCCTTCACTGTCATGCAGGGTCATGCTGGGGGCTAGGGAATGGATGACTCCCTCTCGCTGATGGTTCAGAGCCCCTGTGGCAGCTTTTAAGGACGTTGAATATTTCTCTGGTGGCAGGTCAGGATGAAGGTGGTCTGAATGTTGAAAGCCACCCTCTAAAAGGGGAAGAGTTATTGTGACTTTTTCTAGAGATTACTGGCTTTGACTCAAACTTAGAAAACAGAGGATGAAGTATGGTGGGGGGCGGGTTGGAAGATGTGGGTCCTCAATAAGCCTGTAGGACTGGCTGCCTCTTTCCCTTGAGGGCCTACTAGTCCCTCCTCACTGGTACCTATCCCTGCTCAGCACAGTCCTCTGGGCAGGGTCTGGTGGTGGTTGGAGCATGGGTGGCTGATGAGCCCAGCTCACCTTGGCTCATGTGCCTTCCTTTTCTGCCAGGGAATCCCTTCACTCCTAGATGCTTGGCTTGAACAGCGTAGAACACTTTGAAGGACTTGTAATAAAAGTGACACAaatgaactttttgttttttcttcagatAGGGTCAGAATAATGTTTGGCCAAATGTCTTGACACCCCATGGTTCCGTCAAGGTGAGATAAAATTAACTatgacaataaagaaaaaaagagagctatcaaccttattttgaaaaagagacagagaaatagaGATGGAGATAGACATAATCTATTAcaccccccccgccccaccccacacacacacatacacatagctgttgcccaggctggagtacagtggtgtggtcatggctcactgcagcctcagcctcctgggctcaagtgattgtctcacctcagcttcccagtgtgctgggattacaggcttgcgtgagtcaccatgccttgTAAAGGAACAATTTGCAAAGATTCTTGTGCTTGTTTTGGTGCCCTTTCATAACAGATCGCAATCTTCAGTTCATGTGCAGTGAACCATTTTCTCCTTCAGGAGCCCCCACTGAATATCCTCTTTTTAGACATGAATACTATTGATTGCTGTGAAATGCTTTGTGATGGCTTCCACCCAGTTTCTTATTTGGCTGAATTCTGAACGATATCCGGGAGTTTATATGTTTGCCTGATTCACAAGTGGTCCTGAATCAAGCATTTGTCTTGTTATCCACTGTGGCGTGGGGTGGTGAGATGGCTAATACGGAAGAATATCAGTATTGATAGTGAAAGTCAGAGAATAATTTTTTACCACTGTGCCTTTTGGTTTTTTAGACTCATCTGAAGTGCGCATCTTCTGCTTTGAAGCTGGTTGATGTGTTTGCTTTGAGCGCTTATGAGTATTCATATGAGCTGTGAAGTAGAAGGGCCTTACAGGTGCCCAAGCTCATCAGGTGTGCTGCTAAGAATTCTTTCACTAAgggatttattttttgcttgtcttTCTCTCCACATGAAAAAAAGTCTTTATGTTAATCACCGAGCTTTCACTTCCCTCTTGAGGTAATGGAGATCTCAGCCGGCCCAGCTGTCGCCTGTGCCTCCCCAGTCACTGTTAGTTACTTTGGGGTTTGTGTTGCTTGCTGGCTAGAGGGAAGCTCGattgaaatcaataacaaaagagaagattttgaatgttataTACAGCACTCAATGGATATggatttttctcaaattttatagTATAATGCAGAGGATGAAGATGAATCACTGACGTGGAGAGGCTGAGTCTGCAGATATTCAGGTCTGTGATTGCATTTAACTGTATTGCACAGGAGTGATACTCTGTTCTGGAAAGGAGCTGAATCTGTTCTAAGAATAGATTTGAGGGTGTTCACCAGAGGGATGGCCTAAACAATATTACATTGGATCCCAACACCTCTTCATGAGGAGGCACTGGCTTCTGGAAGTTTATATTTGAGTGATAATAAATCTCTGTGTCTCACCTCTGCTCACTCATCTTTCTCCTTAAAAAGATTCTGATATTTCTTGGAAAATTTTCAATAGTTTtggaagagaaatgagaaatagaagcatgtgtgtgtgtgtgtgtgtgtgtgagagagagagagagagaggatacaTCAATACTAAACTAAAGTTTGATTAGTGACAGGTGAccttttgttctttaattttcttttctattttttcccacaATATAGCTGTGAGACAGGCGACCTTTTGGGTATTACTAGAGAGTCTCATATCCAGTTTATCCCAAACATATGAGAGCTTTTCATGGAagttaatttttgctttggtcTAAGAGAACTAATCATTGAAATCCAGAAACAGCATCAAAGAGGTAGACCTCCCTAACTATGGTTGTCTTCACACacatgtaaataaatgaagataacaaCACTCAGTGCATAGATTTCACAGGCTGTGGTCTGGATTCTATgtgataatgtatgtaaattacCAGCCCAGATCCTGGAACACAGCGTGGGCTTAATAAAGGAAATTATTCTTCAATTAGTTTTCATTGCCTAAAGTAtaaaattccattaaaataaaacttggCACTTACAGCTCTTTCCATGCTGTTTTCTCACTGTATTTTCTAGCATTCTCCTATGTAGAACATGCATTCCAGCTGGCCCAGGCCTCTTATTGTCTCTAAGACGCCTTGCTCATTTTTGCCTGTCACATTTTTTAGTACTGCTCTCCCTTTGAACTTTTCGAATCTTTCCTCTGTCTAAATCATATATTTGTTTAAGCCCAAACAAGATCAAATGTCTTGAAGGTCTCTGTCTCCACCTCAAGCCACGTCACAACACCACAGCGTGTTTTGGTCTCGGCTTGCGTGTGGCAGGCGACACTCTCTGCTCTTGGGAAAAGTCTACTTTAAGTGTAGATGTCTTGTCTCCTGAGCAGCCGGGCAGTGCCCTGCAAGGTTGGCAAATTTGACACCCTCTTCTTTATATCTTCCCGGGTAACTGAGGTGCACGGTAATAATTTATGgataccggccgggcgcggtggctcacgcttgtaatcccagcactttgggaggccgaggcgggcggatcacgaggtcaggagatcgagaccacggtgaaaccccgtctctactaaaaatacaaaaaaattagccgggcgtggtggcgggcgcctgtagtcccagctactcggagagactgaggcaggagaatggcgtgaacccaggaggcggagcttgcagtgagccgagattgctccactgcactccagcctgggtgacagagcgagactctgtctcaaaaaaaaaaaaaaataatagtaataataataataatttatggaTGCCTTGGGATGTGACCATCAGCAACTTGAATAATCCAGGGTAATCTGAATAATTCACAGCCTATGCTTCTAAACAAATATGTTTGGGGGAGATATAAAGTATACAAGAAACAGAGTTAGTGGTTTCATTTCATCATATGTCAGAACATACATTTTAGTGGATAATATTTGAGTTAAAATTTCATGGGAAAATAAGTGTTTCTTCTAGAGAACAAAATGTTGCCTTCCTCTTCTTTCAAAGTAGTACCAGAAAGAAAGATGGACAGCCTTCACTCTCCTCCTAGACAGGGGGAAGTGTCAGGTTCCGCAGAGTCCCTGAAAACAGCTCTATTTACAAGAGCAGTGCTTGCAGGGTCAGAAGTCTCCAGGTGGTGAGGGCAGGAAATGATGGGACCTTTGTGCAAGAGAGTCAGGAGAGGTTTTCACTCAGCAGGAAGGGGCAGGCGAGGACCCTCTGCCTGTAGAAAGCAGCTGAAATCAGACCTCTTAGTTTTtgaatgttgaaaaataaaaaaaagctcaacTTTTGGGAATGTTTATTCTCAGGAAGGGGAGTGGATACAGTCTACCTCCAGGAAGGGTGGGGAGGTGATGTCAGACCTGGTTTTGGCCCGGAGCTCCAGGGGTGGTTAGCACCCTGGGAAGGCTGCGTGTGGGACTGAAAGTGCAGGGGACTAGGAGCTGAACTACCATCCGCACTAGCAAATTCTGTGAGAAGGTGGAGGAGCCGTCCCCAACAGCAAAACCATGAGGCAGCGAGAAGTAAGGACAGTAGTAGATCAGATACCAGACTGGTCTTGCTCAG contains these protein-coding regions:
- the MC2R gene encoding adrenocorticotropic hormone receptor encodes the protein MKHSINSYENINDTARNNSDCPRVVLPEEIFFTISIVGVLENLIVLLAVFKNKNLQTPMYFFICSLAISDMLGSLYKILENILIILRNVGYLKPRGSFETTADDIVDSLFVLSLLGSIFSLSVIAADRYITIFHALQYHSIVTMRRTVVVLAVIWTFCTGTGIAMVIFSHHVPTVITFTSLFPLMLVFILCLYVHMFLLARSHTRKISTLPRANMKGAITLTILLGVFIFCWGPFVLHVLLMTFCPSNPYCACYMSLFQVNGMLIMCNAIIDPFIYAFRSPELRDAFKKMIFCSRYW